The window tgatcatcatcatcatcaagacCAGGGTTGTCACGTGACTGCTCCTTTAAAGCACCTCTCTTTTTCGAAGGTGACTGCTGAGCATTTTCTGAGTCACagggaagaagaaagaagcGAGGCTAATCTTATATTAGCACATTAAAATCTCAAATTACAAGCCGCATTTACTACAGTGACTGTTGTATGACGACAACACGTGTTCTTCCTGATATGATAATAAATCCATTTtttatctctgtttttttttctcctatTTACTTTTCCAAATAATCCATTTTTTGGTATGATTTTGACGTTATTTGGTGATATAGCATTTTTTCAGTATggtttattttttgttagattAGATTATTAAATatggtttattttaaaataggaggttttattgatttatgtattttaattgatttagatatccataaatttttaaatagttttccCGTCCAAATTCCCTAAAATCTAAGATTTTTTCAATCAATTCTGTTTTTTTGATAGCTTACATGCACTACGATGTGTTCATTACATCCTTTCACTGCAATTCATAGCAAAAACTATAAGGTctccaaaaaattatataatgcaCGAGCAATTTGTAAAACACATGAGCTGTGAAAATCTAAAACCAGATTTTTGTAAGAACAAAAGATATAAACTCTCGATTGTatacttttattatataatgATCATTGTAAAACCACCTGGGAGCACTAATAacctacgttgcacggaagcttcatcggacgtccgcttcccgcttcggaaccggaatcaGAATCGGAATCTTGTAgaagcttgcggaatctcgcttccaaaacgtttctaaaatattttctttaaatacttgttggaagcttacgattccgttttgAAATCATGCttccgtttaaaaaaaaaatacaatgtatatcaataaatataaaaccatagttttaatttatgtaaaataaaaaatattaatagtaatgaacattgagttataaatatacaaatattaaaaataatactataaattatctttatgctttgagattttttattaaagatataacacatattgaaatatattgtgtcaattatttatgaagtattaaaaatcattaatataatattttttataaacttaatttatgtgtatttttacagttttaatataaaatcatttcaaaattattataaatgaataaatgctttatttcaaatttaagtcatgtaatttttagtcctaattttaaaaaatatatatatatggatatatgCTTCCAATACGTGcccgcttcctaatatttttaaaaatctcgcttctgcgcttccttacgtttccgcttccacgtatccgcttccgtttccatgtaacatagctAATAACACAAAAGAAAACCAAACATCTTCCACCAAGAACTGATTCCCCTGCTCCATATCCAAATATGGATCCAAGTACTCTTACTGGCTACTGATGTGGCGTAAGCActgcaaaaaataaaaaacacaaaTTCAAAACGATTAGAGTTCACACTAACTGCAAAATGAATTAAATTTTGAGAGAGACAAGTCTCCAGATCCTAGCCACGACAATGCAGAGATGTAACAAAAGTTACAACTCATATAACAACAACCTATCCCATCTCATGCAAAGAAACAAGAGATGACATGTCAGAACCGGCCAACTTTTATTTGCTGTGGGAGTTTCAGTGaaaaaatctatttaatatctttgatttttcaACATTGATCCTGGACTGACTTGCTTTATTAGGCTGATTGGTTGTCTTTACTATTCGTACCCCACTCTTCCTCACCCTCACTTCTATTAACAAGTACAGCACTACCATCTGTAGAATCTTCATCAACAACTCCCTCTTCTTGATTCACTTCTTCTTCATTCTCTTCCTCTTCACCTCCTTCATTCTCTGCATCACCATTTTCTTCTGCTACCTGCACagtgtaaaaaaacaaaatacaagtAAACGTCGAGTCCTGCTTAGCAAATGATTCAGACGAACCATTTTTTAAGAAATACAGCTCCCAAAAGAACTTACCTCGTGATCTCCGTCTCCATTTTCAAATGGTTCCTCTGCTTCAACTTGCAGGTTTCTGAAGGCTTCCACGAGGGTAATGAAAGGTTGATCGGCCTGGGTTGCATAATTTTCTGCAGCAGCATAAACTCCCCTGTAGATAAACAAGAGTAAATTTATTGGTTTGACCAAACCAATGATACTCTGGGTATGAGCTATCAACATtaacaatctcaatgtgtaaACAAGTGAAAATAGTGAGTCGCTCCCTATTCAGAACAATCGTATAATAAACATAATGATCATTAGCTAAAAAGATATGCTAGGAGTACCTCGCCTCTACAGCATTAGCTTCAACAGAACGAGCAACTTGCCAATCCTCAAAAAGATTTGGGTACTCTTCAGGATCAGCCAAAGATTCTGCTGCTTTCGAATTAACCTGTTGACAAGTCAAAATGTAACTAAAAGACATATGACATTTTTATGGTCATTCACCATTATTGATAGAAAGATGAATAAGTAACCTTGCTTAGATCTTTTCTCCAGAGAGCTACTATCTCTGAAACTTTGCTTGGAAGATAAGAACGTGCCATCAGAGCAGCTTCTGGTATCCGGTTGctggagaagaaaaaaagaagaaaatcttGTGTCGAGATAACACAAAGCATATATggatttgatttttataaaacgCCATTTGAGCGCTAATGAAATACCTCTCCACCAATAACTGCAGACAATCTTCCAATCTACCCAGCATGAATAAGCAAAGAAAGGCGACATTGTTCTTTCCCTGCTCCTTAGCAAGGGATGCAAGCTTTGACATCCCTTCAGCATCTCCCAAAGAAGAATATAGTAGTAGCAAACCACTCAAATCCGTAGCGTACTTCATGCAATCCTCGGCCAGTTGGAGCTATCATGATGACGCACACAGAAATGCAATACAAACACTTAGATAGTAGGTATCAAAATGAATCCATAAAGATTAGAAGAAAGCCAATGCCATCATAAAATCTATAATAGCAGCGTTATTTAtcaatacaatatattgtagtAAAATCAACTGATATAGCATCTAAAAATAATCAATTTCTTAAAATTACCAGTACAAAACATTAGGAAAGAATATTCTGGAGAAGATATACCTTGCCAGAAGACATGGCTAACTCTCCCAACTGCTTCCATTTAGACTCACTCTGCACTTCTTCAGCGATTTCCTACAAGCATGGAAAACAAGGATAATAAACATATTGCTAAGTAAATGAATATAGTCAAAGTACTTCTTAAGCATTCAATCATCACATATAATATTTACCTTGGCAATTTCAAGTCTACCCAATTGTATGGCCAGCTCAAATCTGTAGTCAGGATCGGTCGCAATTTCTAAAGCATCTTCAATCATTCCCCGAGACTCCAAGAAGTGAGCAACACTAACAATTTGAAGCATTTCCAGAACAAAGTCAGAGAGAGATGTACACAAAATAGTGAAATACAATAGATGAGGGAAATATAATATCAAGTTGAGTGAATCCTCGTAAACATCTCAAAGAAACCAAAATAACAATGTTCTTCGTAAACTGAACAACAAAGACCATTTGAAATCTAAAAATAACATCACGTAGGACATATGACACAGTAGGAGATGAGTTGCGGTACATATTGAATATGTAAATGTTGAAATTTAGACTAAAATAACTTATAACGTACTTGTTATGCTGCTCTTTAGGAATTGTAGGTAAAATTTCATTGGCTTTGTCCAAATCACCTCGCATCACAAGAGTCTTGTATTCAATCAGGCTAAGCAGCAGGGTATATCCTATGACACTGCATTCCCAAGAAAGGTGAAATACGTCAGCATATTTTGAATGAGCTATTAAACCGTCTGAAATAAAAAGACAGAAAAAAGGAACGTACTTGAATTCTTTGTCTACCAAGTAGACCCGACTTTGGTTGGCAATATAGCCTAACAAATACATTGGACGGTCCAAATGATACATTGTGGTTACCTGTCATAAGTATATTACCGGCTAAGATATAGTGTAACTCATAAAGATGATTAAATCTTTGAAGATATCAAAATACAAGAAGAGTACCTCGCCTCCAACACAATAGTTAAGCTTCGAAGAAGAGTTGTTGTAAATGAAGCAGTCCCCGACCCATATACCTGTCCTAACACGTTCATCATTCTCATGGAGAACCTCAAAAGCATCCTCAACACCTTCTTCATCAGTTTGTCTTCCACTAGCAAAATGGGAGGAAACCAAGTCACGCTGCAACAGAGAGGAACACCAGAGTAAGCATTAGGAAAATCCACGAAAGTGGAAATGCAAAAATATATTCCTGAAAATTTTGAGGTTGAGCGAGACCCTCACATTGAACTTCAGGATGTAGAATGACGTATCACTAGCAATGGCAACTAAATCACCACTTTCTGCCCAATAAAGATTCTGCAGATTTTTCATGGGAGCACTAGAGAGTTAGAGAAGATACAAATGGAGACCACTTCCAAgtgaaaataaaatgtaaaataagaaTAGGAAAAAACTGATGAAAGTTAAATTCCACAACAGATACAAGTTCAGTGGTTGAATACCTTTACTGTGACATCAATTCGCTGAATCAGCCTACATTCAGCCCAATCATAAAAGCAGATGAAATCACTTGAACACATTGCTAACAAGGATCCTCCAAAAATCTTCTCAGCTGAGAAAGTAGGCCGAATACTCTTCCTTTCCTGAAAATACCAGTGATGTGTTGTGACTGAACTCACTCATATAGAATAAGGTGCACTATGGAAATTTCAAACGGATACAAGATGTAAATCCTATTACTATCCGAAACCCTAGATCGTTACACAATGTCTCAAGAAATCACAAGGTTCAACAAGTCTCACAACAACAAAATGCATAACAATCCAGAAAAAATGTATCTTTAACCTAGATGCACACTCTAACCAAATGTATTGGAAATGCCTTAGTGAGAATAGCAGACCTGgaaatttttattgaatatcTTTATCTTTGACGAGCTCTCTCGAACTGCACATTCCCCCTCGGATGACCAAACAAATTCCAGTCCAGAACCGAAAGACCTATTTCTCCAAGCCAAAGCTGTGTAGATTATGTACTCCCCATCCCCGCAGACTACGACAAACCTCCCGTTTGGGTTATGCTTCAAGCTCTGGGAGTTAGAATGAATAGCAATTCATGAGATACAAGAGATGATTATTCTGAACCACGCTCTTGGGACTTCGTGTTACCCACTTCATTTCGAATAATAAATGGTTTCAAAGAGGGATTAAAGCAAATCATATTTAGCAGAAGCACGACTCTAGTGAGAccaaaaacttcaaaatgttATCCCAATAGCTCCTATAATAATTCACCACAACAGGGCAAGTTTCACACGGTGCTGTATAGTAACACTCACTTGTGGATAAAGATCACAGGTCCCCAGATCTTTAACAGCCAAGGGAAGTCTTTCTCCATCAGTAACCTAGGTAAAGAGACGGTTAAAATCATCAGACAATACACATACACAGCTTAGTCGCGCAGGTTCAGCCATGCTATATTAAAGTAATTATAGTTAGAAGTTAGACCTCGTAACTGGCACCAATACTTTTGATGTTTGCAGTTTGGATTTCATTATGCTTAGCCCATATAATTTTTCCGCTACTGTCCATGCTAGCGACAGGAATTTCTCGTCCAAGTTTAACCATGATGGTTCCTTCATCGTATCCAATCACAACCCTGTAAAATGCAAACACATTCGTTAGATGGTCGTGAATGCTCAGAGGAATACAGCGTTAACACTGATCCCACAATAGCTCTTACTAATTATAAGCACCCTTAGCTCTTCAAATCGTCAATTTCAGAAGAAAGTTAACAACAAAATGGCAGACACAAAGATTCTACTTAAGAGAGAAAATCTACATAGAGGAAGCAAGAGTCCAAATCCTTACCTGCGCGAACTTTTTATGTAACCAATGGCCCAGACTCTCTCGAGAGCATAGTTCAATGTGTTCTCTAGcctgaaaaaataaaagtagtaataacaaatcaaaagaaaatgagTACGAGAAAGAACCTCATGTGCCAAAGGCGTAGTTGAATGTTTCAATACCCCCCAAAAGCATCAGCATTGTTACAGAAAGGTTATAGGAAAAAACACCTGTAAGTCGTGGCGTGCCAAATGCGAACAGTGCCATCCTCAGAACCTGTGAGTATTATTGGAAGCTCCGGATGGAAACATACTGCAGACACATTGTGGGTGTGCCCTTCTAGCGTCTGGACACAGCTTTTAGTTTGATAGTCCCATACCTGATTCCAGAACCACTAGTAAATGATCTGCGAACACATATGCTCTAAGGCTAACAAATCACATATATAACTGGATACAGACCTTAGCAGTTTGATCATCAGAGCCAGAAATTAAATAGGGCTTATCACCCCCTGTGAAATAATCTACGCAGTTGACTCCTTTCTGATGAGCATCCAGTGTAAAATTTGGGTCTGGGGAGCCAAGATTCCATATCTGAAGATGAACAAGCATGAAAAAACAGTCTGAGCAAACACTTTTTACAGCACCTATTGCTGGCTAAGCCATAAATCTAAGCTTGGGAGCATTTTTCATACCTTTATAGAACGGTCAAGCGATGCACTGGCAAAAGTGTTGGTGTCTTTTGGATTAAATACCACTTGCATCACATAGTGCGAATGCCCCTCAAAGATCTGAGTACAAGCCCAACCATTTTCCCAGTCCCAGAGCTTTATGAGCATATCATCAGAAGATGACAGCACATATGGGAGGGTCGGATGGACAGCAACACACCTAATGTAATCGGAATGAGCCTCAAACACTTTAACCTTGTCCATCGTGTTGTAGTTGTATACACGGATGTACATATCATCCGCTCCTGCCACAACCCATTGCTTGCGTGGGATAAACTTGGCCGACCTAACTGCAaagtcatatataaaaaattcagtATCAGAAACAAAGCTCCACAAGGCCATACACAGCGAGTCAAAAATCTATAACAAAAAAGACGCTCGTCAAATTACTATACCTGGCAATTCGGTGACCTCGAAAGATTTTGTTATCGTCTGAGAAGACAATCATATTAGATTCAGATTAGAAGAAACTCCACGAAATCATAACAACTACTAAATCATCAAGTCTCTTATAATGACTTATAAGCAGAAACAGATagagagaaacaaaaattaaaaagtattcaCCCACCTGAGTCTGGTAGTTCCAGATACAGACGGTTCCAGAATACAAACTTGCTAGAATCCTGTAACACCAACCACCACCATGAGAATAAATTGACATTTCATCACCACATCCAGAATACAAAAAAACATGAATCAAAGCTGCAAGTAAGCAAAAATCAAAGATGAAAACTACTGACCATGGCTCTGTAGGATGCAGATCCACAGATTTCACTCTCTCTGATCGTTGAGCAAATTTTTTCTGATGCAAAGCAAATCATCGCCACAGCAATCACAGATAAGAACGTTAGGAAACTGTTCCTAATACTATCCTTCAtggaaagaagatgaagaagaacaaTTACCTTGATATCGAGTCTGAGCGGCtgttaaaaccaaaaaaaaaaaaaaaaataacgaatCGTCAGTACAAATCTGGCAAGCCACAATCACCAGATCCATCTTCAATGATTCAATCTCATAAACCAAAAATGCGAGACACTATCCTCGATTTcgtgaaaaaaaaactacaaagaaGAATCCGGATAGTTTCGGATTCCACGATCGCGCTGAGATTAGGCCTAGCTACGGATGAAATGCAAATGCAGGAAACTAGATCGAATCGCGAGTGGGTTAGCTTGAGATCTGGGAGAGATGAAATAGAAATCAACGGGAGATTTGAGTTTTCTCACCATCTTAGCAGGTTAAGCAGAGCAGAAGATCTGCTCGTCGGATCTCGTATCGCGGCTCAAATCTGCAGACCGGCGATTGAAGAAAGACGTTAGGCTCGGCGTTTGGAGTGATTGCAGAGAGGAAGAGGTGTATTAGATACGGCGGAGATCAATATCTCATTTATAAACATTAAACACATTTGAAGTCACCTCTGCAATCAAATTGTGAcgcatcatttaaatttttaaaataaaacaaaactaattaataattaacaaaaaaaaataaagaagtgaATTTTGTATGttgttttctatataaaattgtCAATCACTAAATTTCAAATAAACACTCGAAATTATTAAAACACGAGTAGAAggaaaataatttacaaatgaagagtttgattttttttttggtatgacAAATGAAgagtttgattagaatgatgtATATTTTGTTGTAGAATTAATAAt of the Brassica rapa cultivar Chiifu-401-42 chromosome A03, CAAS_Brap_v3.01, whole genome shotgun sequence genome contains:
- the LOC103860170 gene encoding coatomer subunit beta'-3 isoform X2, which encodes MPLRLDIKKKFAQRSERVKSVDLHPTEPWILASLYSGTVCIWNYQTQTITKSFEVTELPVRSAKFIPRKQWVVAGADDMYIRVYNYNTMDKVKVFEAHSDYIRCVAVHPTLPYVLSSSDDMLIKLWDWENGWACTQIFEGHSHYVMQVVFNPKDTNTFASASLDRSIKIWNLGSPDPNFTLDAHQKGVNCVDYFTGGDKPYLISGSDDQTAKVWDYQTKSCVQTLEGHTHNVSAVCFHPELPIILTGSEDGTVRIWHATTYRLENTLNYALERVWAIGYIKSSRRVVIGYDEGTIMVKLGREIPVASMDSSGKIIWAKHNEIQTANIKSIGASYEVTDGERLPLAVKDLGTCDLYPQSLKHNPNGRFVVVCGDGEYIIYTALAWRNRSFGSGLEFVWSSEGECAVRESSSKIKIFNKNFQERKSIRPTFSAEKIFGGSLLAMCSSDFICFYDWAECRLIQRIDVTVKNLYWAESGDLVAIASDTSFYILKFNRDLVSSHFASGRQTDEEGVEDAFEVLHENDERVRTGIWVGDCFIYNNSSSKLNYCVGGEVTTMYHLDRPMYLLGYIANQSRVYLVDKEFNVIGYTLLLSLIEYKTLVMRGDLDKANEILPTIPKEQHNNVAHFLESRGMIEDALEIATDPDYRFELAIQLGRLEIAKEIAEEVQSESKWKQLGELAMSSGKLQLAEDCMKYATDLSGLLLLYSSLGDAEGMSKLASLAKEQGKNNVAFLCLFMLGRLEDCLQLLVESNRIPEAALMARSYLPSKVSEIVALWRKDLSKVNSKAAESLADPEEYPNLFEDWQVARSVEANAVEARGVYAAAENYATQADQPFITLVEAFRNLQVEAEEPFENGDGDHEVAEENGDAENEGGEEEENEEEVNQEEGVVDEDSTDGSAVLVNRSEGEEEWVLTPHQ
- the LOC103860170 gene encoding coatomer subunit beta'-3 isoform X1, producing the protein MPLRLDIKKKFAQRSERVKSVDLHPTEPWILASLYSGTVCIWNYQTQTITKSFEVTELPVRSAKFIPRKQWVVAGADDMYIRVYNYNTMDKVKVFEAHSDYIRCVAVHPTLPYVLSSSDDMLIKLWDWENGWACTQIFEGHSHYVMQVVFNPKDTNTFASASLDRSIKIWNLGSPDPNFTLDAHQKGVNCVDYFTGGDKPYLISGSDDQTAKVWDYQTKSCVQTLEGHTHNVSAVCFHPELPIILTGSEDGTVRIWHATTYRLENTLNYALERVWAIGYIKSSRRVVIGYDEGTIMVKLGREIPVASMDSSGKIIWAKHNEIQTANIKSIGASYEVTDGERLPLAVKDLGTCDLYPQSLKHNPNGRFVVVCGDGEYIIYTALAWRNRSFGSGLEFVWSSEGECAVRESSSKIKIFNKNFQERKSIRPTFSAEKIFGGSLLAMCSSDFICFYDWAECRLIQRIDVTVKNLYWAESGDLVAIASDTSFYILKFNRDLVSSHFASGRQTDEEGVEDAFEVLHENDERVRTGIWVGDCFIYNNSSSKLNYCVGGEVTTMYHLDRPMYLLGYIANQSRVYLVDKEFNVIGYTLLLSLIEYKTLVMRGDLDKANEILPTIPKEQHNNVAHFLESRGMIEDALEIATDPDYRFELAIQLGRLEIAKEIAEEVQSESKWKQLGELAMSSGKLQLAEDCMKYATDLSGLLLLYSSLGDAEGMSKLASLAKEQGKNNVAFLCLFMLGRLEDCLQLLVESNRIPEAALMARSYLPSKVSEIVALWRKDLSKVNSKAAESLADPEEYPNLFEDWQVARSVEANAVEARGVYAAAENYATQADQPFITLVEAFRNLQVEAEEPFENGDGDHEVAEENGDAENEGGEEEENEEEVNQEEGVVDEDSTDGSAVLVNRSEGEEEWGTNSKDNQSA
- the LOC103860170 gene encoding coatomer subunit beta'-3 isoform X3, which gives rise to MPLRLDIKKKFAQRSERVKSVDLHPTEPWILASLYSGTVCIWNYQTQTITKSFEVTELPVRSAKFIPRKQWVVAGADDMYIRVYNYNTMDKVKVFEAHSDYIRCVAVHPTLPYVLSSSDDMLIKLWDWENGWACTQIFEGHSHYVMQVVFNPKDTNTFASASLDRSIKIWNLGSPDPNFTLDAHQKGVNCVDYFTGGDKPYLISGSDDQTAKVWDYQTKSCVQTLEGHTHNVSAVCFHPELPIILTGSEDGTVRIWHATTYRLENTLNYALERVWAIGYIKSSRRVVIGYDEGTIMVKLGREIPVASMDSSGKIIWAKHNEIQTANIKSIGASYEVTDGERLPLAVKDLGTCDLYPQSLKHNPNGRFVVVCGDGEYIIYTALAWRNRSFGSGLEFVWSSEGECAVRESSSKIKIFNKNFQERKSIRPTFSAEKIFGGSLLAMCSSDFICFYDWAECRLIQRIDVTVKNLYWAESGDLVAIASDTSFYILKFNRDLVSSHFASGRQTDEEGVEDAFEVLHENDERVRTGIWVGDCFIYNNSSSKLNYCVGGEVTTMYHLDRPMYLLGYIANQSRVYLVDKEFNVIGYTLLLSLIEYKTLVMRGDLDKANEILPTIPKEQHNNVAHFLESRGMIEDALEIATDPDYRFELAIQLGRLEIAKEIAEEVQSESKWKQLGELAMSSGKLQLAEDCMKYATDLSGLLLLYSSLGDAEGMSKLASLAKEQGKNNVAFLCLFMLGRLEDCLQLLVESNRIPEAALMARSYLPSKVSEIVALWRKDLSKVNSKAAESLADPEEYPNLFEDWQVARSVEANAVEARGVYAAAENYATQADQPFITLVEAFRNLQVEAEEPFENGDGDHEVAEENGDAENEGGEEEENEEEVNQEEGVVDEDSTDVLTPHQ